A single Natronorubrum sediminis DNA region contains:
- a CDS encoding winged helix-turn-helix transcriptional regulator, whose product MKLRQPTDFLILGSLEETGRNVATNLASHTGKSRKNINTRLPVLADYGLVRKIGPAERSGLYEITSAGESALAYRDQYDETDDFESLISGPSATATRRGETRTTIVRNETDSDTDE is encoded by the coding sequence GTGAAATTGCGCCAGCCAACTGACTTTCTGATCCTCGGATCACTCGAGGAGACGGGCCGAAACGTCGCGACGAATCTCGCGTCGCATACGGGGAAGAGCCGGAAAAATATAAACACCAGATTGCCGGTGTTAGCCGATTACGGCCTCGTTCGAAAGATTGGCCCGGCCGAACGCTCCGGTCTCTACGAAATTACGTCGGCAGGCGAGTCGGCGCTCGCCTACCGCGACCAGTACGACGAAACCGACGACTTCGAATCGCTCATCTCGGGTCCGTCTGCGACGGCCACCCGACGTGGTGAGACACGAACGACCATCGTACGGAACGAAACCGATAGCGACACCGACGAGTAG